One region of Drosophila kikkawai strain 14028-0561.14 chromosome 2R, DkikHiC1v2, whole genome shotgun sequence genomic DNA includes:
- the LRR gene encoding F-actin-uncapping protein LRRC16A isoform X2, with translation MAEMYTMEMMSHIDQYLRRIMELQIRAVVKQNRDQESVKSILGRHTKILVKYMVKLETKGDKTENRVLVFTPVRVYLLSAKVPTKIECHFHYLDIVGVESKRSTHFSIVTNDRPYSFATTGDAGNFSSNADVILTDLASAIKQIFPTVPLKYIIRKIDIQPPERETIFSEEFRPSDPRNVGPCGGFSAQYACMCDFHGVPYREEVAWDVDTIYLSHDTRVLNLRDFDHLEPKDLMAIVSALEYNTFFRGLKAAHMRLSHETLERILHVLKRSMWLEELHLEALGLRWDFLNKLSISVITNSNPAIRTIDLSHNIIEDKGAIHLAGPIAKVSKGLCKLALAHCGLTSKGVNQMSHSLTLNQSISNSLTYLDLSGNSLKDDITNLHNFLAQPNVLEHLDLASTDITLENLFGALLRGCATHLAHLNVSHNSFSTKKGKEIPPSFKQFFTSTLSLKHLNIGGCKLPMEALKNLLLGLACNESTAGLYLDLSSNTLGAQGAHVLESCIHGVRVLQSLDISDNNLDAELAPVLTAISKNPSIRTLHLTRSLTGMKPKHIPPVMDALVNLIQKDDFPLAELVLSENKLKHDLHDFINALGSNQSLQKLDISGNYMGDVGARLLAKALQINNRLRTIYMDKNGVTLQGYADIVYALEHNHSMRTIPFPVFDIAPHLKSHPDKTDAVMRKMQELLQRNCNGLKRATGQGFRLQHGFMLSSTHQLVDKLVAETQDTISLAKGGSDSASAVQRLITDAENCKQLMPKLQEAVRNDSHPIEMKLTRVASELGYTIRSYLEETLETMMRTGIEQCPKTLGNQIVVQDLRKGLAERLIIPEEFLQACLLNNAGSEIMNKVGEIEQSLAAAISDRATDEVLEALTRYRRGMGIAESPSVLLDEPQTPDIVRSRSSHDADGLIIRPGGRGSILPKLGLESPTATPHLPTKRRSLAKKVRPQSVVENLSLGHFPDLLESPSSHRSTSQLSTRGAAGAAAVAAASNMTDSLAVMDDGGVDECCDSITELPSASFQLQHLVKGRPKRAKTRAPTRPLVSAECSAGGSREIGEGLEHFFRPGSVTPTTLTPLVSPTSEECSSLSFVDSPTMSRDGNGHMTSEETTPILEERRPIKLERQSPLLKSASWATRSRSTDNLEKYSPLVGRKSPLVKMRTEGGAGSGAAAGTGAEEAANSNLLRATGREDKMRSPSSDSIKSHATGEGSVIVKTGNGILRTPIVLQKPRPWSVVGSEPKSGELITGNSNGNGNADSTKTTPDKLEEDDVEIVTFGTSSGGSIVGITPGIAIGGGGGGGSIVGITPGAALEKKSVRELAAGLNRLELPLKPPVMPRTLLNAANARTSTTSTGSSHGGPVTASTTTSTSSTTVLNQSQTRSRMVSETVTEQSSSSSSSSSSHEQRHAMACASLISNEILSMRNGQLGTKSGSCAESGGVKRIAGKEISTLFEETLVEELQQSMATRRIFRDSAYTKEDVVDL, from the exons ATGGCTGAAATGTACACGATGGAGATGATGAGTCACATCGATCAGTACTTGCGGCGCATAATGGAGCTGCAGATACGCGCCGTGGTCAAGCAGAATCGCGACCAAG AAAGCGTCAAATCCATACTGGGTCGCCACACAAAGATACTGGTCAAGTATATGGTCAAATTGGAGACGAAAGGCGATAAGACGGAGAATCGTGTTTTG GTCTTTACCCCCGTGAGGGTCTATTTGCTCAGTGCCAAAGTGCCCACCAAG ATCGAATGCCATTTCCACTACCTGGACATTGTGGGAGTCGAGAGCAAGAGGTCCACCCATTTCTCCATCGTGACCAACGATCGGCCATACTCGTTCGCCACCACCGGCGATGCGGGCAATTTCAGCTCG AACGCTGATGTCATCCTGACCGATCTGGCCTCGGCCATCAAGCAGATATTCCCAACAGTTCCTCTGAAATACATCATCCGCAAG ATCGATATACAGCCGCCGGAGCGAGAGACCATATTCTCTGAGGAATTTCGACCCTCCGATCCGCGCAATGTGGGCCCCTGCGGGGGATTCAGTGCCCAGTACGCCTGCATGTGCGACTTCCATGGCGTCCCGTATCGCGAGGAGGTGGCTTGGGATGTGGACACCATTTACCTGTCGCACGATACGCGAGTCCTCAACCTGCGCGATTTTGATCACCTGGAACCAAA aGACTTGATGGCCATCGTTTCGGCGCTGGAGTACAACACGTTTTTTCGCGGCCTAAAGGCTGCCCATATGCGATTGTCCCACGAGACCCTGGAACGCATCCTGCACGTGCTCAAGCGATCCATGTGGCTGGAGGAGCTGCATCTTGAGGCACTGGGCCTCAG ATGGGATTTCCTGAACAAGTTATCGATATCTGTGATAACGAATAGCAATCCCGCCATTCGCACCATCGATCTGAGCCACAATATAATTGAGGATAAAG GTGCCATCCACCTGGCAGGGCCCATAGCAAAGGTGTCCAAGGGCCTGTGCAAGCTGGCCCTGGCCCACTGCGGACTTACATCCAAGGGAGTAAACCAGATGTCGCACTCGCTGACGCTCAATCAAAGTATTTCCAACTCGCTCACGTATTTAGACCTTAGTGGTAATAGTCTCAAAGATGATATAACC AATCTGCACAATTTTCTGGCTCAACCCAATGTGCTGGAGCACTTGGACCTCGCCTCGACTGACATCACGCTGGAGAAT ttatttgGCGCTCTGCTGCGCGGCTGTGCCACGCATTTGGCCCACCTGAACGTCTCGCACAACTCGTTCAGCACCAAGAAGGGCAAGGAAATCCCGCCGTCGTTCAAACAGTTCTTCACCAGCACCCTGAGCCTGAAGCACCTCAACATAGGCGGCTGCAAACTGCCCATGGAGGCCCTGAAGAACCTCCTGCTTGGCCTGGCCTGCAACGAGTCCACGGCTGGCCTCTATCTGGATCTCAGCAGCAATACGCTGGGCGCCCAAGGTGCCCACGTCCTCGAGTCCTGCATCCATGGAGTGCGAGTGCTGCAAAGCCTGGACATCAGCGACAACA ATTTGGACGCGGAGCTGGCGCCTGTGCTGACGGCCATTTCGAAGAACCCCTCGATCCGGACGCTCCACCTCACCCGCAGCCTCACGGGCATGAAGCCCAAGCACATTCCACCCGTGATGGACGCCCTGGTGAACCTCATCCAGAAGGACGACTTCCCGCTGGCCGAGCTGGTGCTGTCGGAGAATAAGCTAAAGCACGACCTGCACGACTTCATCAATGCCCTGGGCAGCAACCAAAGCCTCCAGAAGCTGGATATCAGCGGCAATTACATGGGCGATGTGGGCGCTCGACTCCTGGCGAAAGCTCTGCAGATCAACAACAGACTGCGGACCATTTACATGGACAAGAACGGGGTGACGCTGCAGGGATATGCGGACATCGTTTACGCCCTGGAGCACAATCACAGCATGCGCACCATACCCTTCCCCGTCTTCGACATTGCCCCGCACCTGAAGAGCCATCCGGACAAGACGGATGCGGTGATGCGGAAGATGcaggagctgctgcagcgaAACTGCAACGGCTTGAAGCGGGCCACGGGCCAGGGATTCCGTCTGCAGCACGGCTTCATGCTTTCCTCCACCCACCAGCTGGTGGACAAGCTAGTGGCCGAGACCCAGGACACCATCTCGCTGGCCAAGGGCGGCAGTGACTCTGCCTCGGCGGTGCAGCGCCTGATCACAGACGCCGAGAACTGCAAGCAACTGATGCCCAAACTGCAGGAAGCCGTTCGCAACGACTCCCATCCCATCGAAATGAAGCTGACCCGCGTGGCCAGCGAGCTGGGCTACACGATCAGGAGCTATCTGGAGGAGACGCTGGAGACGATGATGCGCACGGGCATCGAGCAGTGTCCCAAGACCCTGGGTAACCAGATTGTGGTGCAGGACCTGCGCAAGGGTCTCGCCGAGCGTCTGATTATCCCCGAGGAATTTCTGCAGGCCTGCCTTCTCAACAACGCCGGCAGCGAGATCATGAACAAAGTTGG TGAGATTGAACAATCCCTGGCGGCCGCCATCTCGGACCGGGCCACGGATGAGGTGCTGGAGGCTTTGACCCGCTATCGCCGTGGCATGGGCATCGCCGAGTCGCCATCGGTGCTGCTGGACGAGCCGCAGACGCCAGATATTGTGCGCAGTCGCTCCAGTCAT GATGCGGATGGATTGATCATACGGCCGGGGGGACGAGGCTCGATATTGCCCAAACTGGGCCTGGAATCGCCCACT GCCACGCCACATCTTCCCACCAAACGGCGCAGCCTTGCTAAGAAGGTTCGTCCCCAGTCCGTCGTGGAGAATCTCAGTTTGGGCCACTTCCCCGACCTCCTGGAGTCGCCCTCTTCGCACCGCTCCACCTCCCAATTGTCCACCCGCGGGGCTGCTGGAGCCGCTGCTGTGGCCGCGGCCTCCAACATGACCGACAGCCTGGCTGTAATGGATGATGGCGGCGTTGACGAGTGCTGCGACTCCATAACCGAGCTGCCCAGCGCCTCTTTTCAGCTGCAGCATTTGGTCAAGGGTCGACCGAAGCGGGCCAAGACGCGGGCACCCACACGACCGCTGGTCAGTGCCGAGTGCAGTGCCGGAGGCAGCCGCGAGATCGGCGAGGGGCTAGAGCACTTCTTTCGGCCAGGCTCGGTGACACCCACCACGCTCACCCCGCTCGTTTCGCCCACGTCGGAGGAGTGCAGCTCGCTGTCCTTTGTCGACAGTCCCACGATGAGCCGCGATGGCAACGGTCACATGACCTCCGAGGAGACGACGCCCATTCTGGAGGAGCGccgaccaattaaattggagCGCCAGTCGCCACTGCTCAAAA GTGCCTCCTGGGCTACTCGCTCCCGGTCCACAGACAACCTGGAAAAGTATTCGCCTTTAGTGGGTCGCAAGTCACCATTGGTAAAGATGCGCACTGAGGGCGGGGCTGGTTcgggagcagcagctggaacCGGAGCAGAGGAGGCAGCCAACAGCAATCTCCTGAGGGCGACTGGTCGCGAGGATAAAATGCGCTCTCCCAGCAGCGACTCGATCAAGAGCCATGCCACCGGCGAGGGCAGCGTGATTGTGAAGACCGGAAACGGTATCCTGCGAACGCCGATTGTGCTGCAGAAACCCCGACCGTGGTCAGTGGTGGGCAGCGAGCCGAAGAGCGGGGAACTGATCACGGGCAACAGcaatggcaacggcaacgCGGACTCCACCAAGACAACGCCTGACAAACTGGAAGAAG ATGACGTTGAGATCGTGACCTTTGGAACTAGCAGCGGTGGCTCGATCGTGGGCATTACGCCGGGTATTGCTATAGGCGGTGGCGGAGGCGGTGGCAGCATTGTGGGCATTACACCTG GAGCTGCCCTGGAAAAGAAGTCCGTGCGAGAGCTGGCAGCGGGACTCAACAGATTGG AACTCCCCCTCAAACCGCCCGTTATGCCCAGAACCCTTCTGAACGCAGCAAATGCGCGCACGAGCACCACCTCCACGGGCTCCTCCCACGGGGGGCCAGTCACTGCATCCACGACAACCAGCACATCATCCACCACAGTATTAAACCAGAGCCAGACGCGCTCGAGGATGGTGAGCGAGACCGTCACggagcagagcagcagcagtagcagctcCTCCAGCAGCCACGAGCAGCGGCATGCCATGGCCTGTGCGAGTCTGATCAGCAACGAGATCCTGAGCATGCGCAACGGCCAGTTGGGCACCAAGTCTGGCAGCTGCGCGGAGAGCGGCGGCGTCAAGCGGATCGCCGGCAAGGAGATATCCACACTATTCGAG GAGACATTAGTTGAAGAACTGCAGCAGAGCATGGCGACCAGACGCATATTTAGAGACTCGGCCTACACCAAGGAGGATGTCGTTGATTTATAA
- the LRR gene encoding F-actin-uncapping protein LRRC16A isoform X4, protein MAEMYTMEMMSHIDQYLRRIMELQIRAVVKQNRDQESVKSILGRHTKILVKYMVKLETKGDKTENRVLVFTPVRVYLLSAKVPTKIECHFHYLDIVGVESKRSTHFSIVTNDRPYSFATTGDAGNFSSNADVILTDLASAIKQIFPTVPLKYIIRKIDIQPPERETIFSEEFRPSDPRNVGPCGGFSAQYACMCDFHGVPYREEVAWDVDTIYLSHDTRVLNLRDFDHLEPKDLMAIVSALEYNTFFRGLKAAHMRLSHETLERILHVLKRSMWLEELHLEALGLRWDFLNKLSISVITNSNPAIRTIDLSHNIIEDKGAIHLAGPIAKVSKGLCKLALAHCGLTSKGVNQMSHSLTLNQSISNSLTYLDLSGNSLKDDITNLHNFLAQPNVLEHLDLASTDITLENLFGALLRGCATHLAHLNVSHNSFSTKKGKEIPPSFKQFFTSTLSLKHLNIGGCKLPMEALKNLLLGLACNESTAGLYLDLSSNTLGAQGAHVLESCIHGVRVLQSLDISDNNLDAELAPVLTAISKNPSIRTLHLTRSLTGMKPKHIPPVMDALVNLIQKDDFPLAELVLSENKLKHDLHDFINALGSNQSLQKLDISGNYMGDVGARLLAKALQINNRLRTIYMDKNGVTLQGYADIVYALEHNHSMRTIPFPVFDIAPHLKSHPDKTDAVMRKMQELLQRNCNGLKRATGQGFRLQHGFMLSSTHQLVDKLVAETQDTISLAKGGSDSASAVQRLITDAENCKQLMPKLQEAVRNDSHPIEMKLTRVASELGYTIRSYLEETLETMMRTGIEQCPKTLGNQIVVQDLRKGLAERLIIPEEFLQACLLNNAGSEIMNKVGEIEQSLAAAISDRATDEVLEALTRYRRGMGIAESPSVLLDEPQTPDIVRSRSSHDADGLIIRPGGRGSILPKLGLESPTKLEYLNLATPHLPTKRRSLAKKVRPQSVVENLSLGHFPDLLESPSSHRSTSQLSTRGAAGAAAVAAASNMTDSLAVMDDGGVDECCDSITELPSASFQLQHLVKGRPKRAKTRAPTRPLVSAECSAGGSREIGEGLEHFFRPGSVTPTTLTPLVSPTSEECSSLSFVDSPTMSRDGNGHMTSEETTPILEERRPIKLERQSPLLKSASWATRSRSTDNLEKYSPLVGRKSPLVKMRTEGGAGSGAAAGTGAEEAANSNLLRATGREDKMRSPSSDSIKSHATGEGSVIVKTGNGILRTPIVLQKPRPWSVVGSEPKSGELITGNSNGNGNADSTKTTPDKLEEDDVEIVTFGTSSGGSIVGITPGIAIGGGGGGGSIVGITPGAALEKKSVRELAAGLNRLGDIS, encoded by the exons ATGGCTGAAATGTACACGATGGAGATGATGAGTCACATCGATCAGTACTTGCGGCGCATAATGGAGCTGCAGATACGCGCCGTGGTCAAGCAGAATCGCGACCAAG AAAGCGTCAAATCCATACTGGGTCGCCACACAAAGATACTGGTCAAGTATATGGTCAAATTGGAGACGAAAGGCGATAAGACGGAGAATCGTGTTTTG GTCTTTACCCCCGTGAGGGTCTATTTGCTCAGTGCCAAAGTGCCCACCAAG ATCGAATGCCATTTCCACTACCTGGACATTGTGGGAGTCGAGAGCAAGAGGTCCACCCATTTCTCCATCGTGACCAACGATCGGCCATACTCGTTCGCCACCACCGGCGATGCGGGCAATTTCAGCTCG AACGCTGATGTCATCCTGACCGATCTGGCCTCGGCCATCAAGCAGATATTCCCAACAGTTCCTCTGAAATACATCATCCGCAAG ATCGATATACAGCCGCCGGAGCGAGAGACCATATTCTCTGAGGAATTTCGACCCTCCGATCCGCGCAATGTGGGCCCCTGCGGGGGATTCAGTGCCCAGTACGCCTGCATGTGCGACTTCCATGGCGTCCCGTATCGCGAGGAGGTGGCTTGGGATGTGGACACCATTTACCTGTCGCACGATACGCGAGTCCTCAACCTGCGCGATTTTGATCACCTGGAACCAAA aGACTTGATGGCCATCGTTTCGGCGCTGGAGTACAACACGTTTTTTCGCGGCCTAAAGGCTGCCCATATGCGATTGTCCCACGAGACCCTGGAACGCATCCTGCACGTGCTCAAGCGATCCATGTGGCTGGAGGAGCTGCATCTTGAGGCACTGGGCCTCAG ATGGGATTTCCTGAACAAGTTATCGATATCTGTGATAACGAATAGCAATCCCGCCATTCGCACCATCGATCTGAGCCACAATATAATTGAGGATAAAG GTGCCATCCACCTGGCAGGGCCCATAGCAAAGGTGTCCAAGGGCCTGTGCAAGCTGGCCCTGGCCCACTGCGGACTTACATCCAAGGGAGTAAACCAGATGTCGCACTCGCTGACGCTCAATCAAAGTATTTCCAACTCGCTCACGTATTTAGACCTTAGTGGTAATAGTCTCAAAGATGATATAACC AATCTGCACAATTTTCTGGCTCAACCCAATGTGCTGGAGCACTTGGACCTCGCCTCGACTGACATCACGCTGGAGAAT ttatttgGCGCTCTGCTGCGCGGCTGTGCCACGCATTTGGCCCACCTGAACGTCTCGCACAACTCGTTCAGCACCAAGAAGGGCAAGGAAATCCCGCCGTCGTTCAAACAGTTCTTCACCAGCACCCTGAGCCTGAAGCACCTCAACATAGGCGGCTGCAAACTGCCCATGGAGGCCCTGAAGAACCTCCTGCTTGGCCTGGCCTGCAACGAGTCCACGGCTGGCCTCTATCTGGATCTCAGCAGCAATACGCTGGGCGCCCAAGGTGCCCACGTCCTCGAGTCCTGCATCCATGGAGTGCGAGTGCTGCAAAGCCTGGACATCAGCGACAACA ATTTGGACGCGGAGCTGGCGCCTGTGCTGACGGCCATTTCGAAGAACCCCTCGATCCGGACGCTCCACCTCACCCGCAGCCTCACGGGCATGAAGCCCAAGCACATTCCACCCGTGATGGACGCCCTGGTGAACCTCATCCAGAAGGACGACTTCCCGCTGGCCGAGCTGGTGCTGTCGGAGAATAAGCTAAAGCACGACCTGCACGACTTCATCAATGCCCTGGGCAGCAACCAAAGCCTCCAGAAGCTGGATATCAGCGGCAATTACATGGGCGATGTGGGCGCTCGACTCCTGGCGAAAGCTCTGCAGATCAACAACAGACTGCGGACCATTTACATGGACAAGAACGGGGTGACGCTGCAGGGATATGCGGACATCGTTTACGCCCTGGAGCACAATCACAGCATGCGCACCATACCCTTCCCCGTCTTCGACATTGCCCCGCACCTGAAGAGCCATCCGGACAAGACGGATGCGGTGATGCGGAAGATGcaggagctgctgcagcgaAACTGCAACGGCTTGAAGCGGGCCACGGGCCAGGGATTCCGTCTGCAGCACGGCTTCATGCTTTCCTCCACCCACCAGCTGGTGGACAAGCTAGTGGCCGAGACCCAGGACACCATCTCGCTGGCCAAGGGCGGCAGTGACTCTGCCTCGGCGGTGCAGCGCCTGATCACAGACGCCGAGAACTGCAAGCAACTGATGCCCAAACTGCAGGAAGCCGTTCGCAACGACTCCCATCCCATCGAAATGAAGCTGACCCGCGTGGCCAGCGAGCTGGGCTACACGATCAGGAGCTATCTGGAGGAGACGCTGGAGACGATGATGCGCACGGGCATCGAGCAGTGTCCCAAGACCCTGGGTAACCAGATTGTGGTGCAGGACCTGCGCAAGGGTCTCGCCGAGCGTCTGATTATCCCCGAGGAATTTCTGCAGGCCTGCCTTCTCAACAACGCCGGCAGCGAGATCATGAACAAAGTTGG TGAGATTGAACAATCCCTGGCGGCCGCCATCTCGGACCGGGCCACGGATGAGGTGCTGGAGGCTTTGACCCGCTATCGCCGTGGCATGGGCATCGCCGAGTCGCCATCGGTGCTGCTGGACGAGCCGCAGACGCCAGATATTGTGCGCAGTCGCTCCAGTCAT GATGCGGATGGATTGATCATACGGCCGGGGGGACGAGGCTCGATATTGCCCAAACTGGGCCTGGAATCGCCCACT aaattggaATATCTGAACCTT GCCACGCCACATCTTCCCACCAAACGGCGCAGCCTTGCTAAGAAGGTTCGTCCCCAGTCCGTCGTGGAGAATCTCAGTTTGGGCCACTTCCCCGACCTCCTGGAGTCGCCCTCTTCGCACCGCTCCACCTCCCAATTGTCCACCCGCGGGGCTGCTGGAGCCGCTGCTGTGGCCGCGGCCTCCAACATGACCGACAGCCTGGCTGTAATGGATGATGGCGGCGTTGACGAGTGCTGCGACTCCATAACCGAGCTGCCCAGCGCCTCTTTTCAGCTGCAGCATTTGGTCAAGGGTCGACCGAAGCGGGCCAAGACGCGGGCACCCACACGACCGCTGGTCAGTGCCGAGTGCAGTGCCGGAGGCAGCCGCGAGATCGGCGAGGGGCTAGAGCACTTCTTTCGGCCAGGCTCGGTGACACCCACCACGCTCACCCCGCTCGTTTCGCCCACGTCGGAGGAGTGCAGCTCGCTGTCCTTTGTCGACAGTCCCACGATGAGCCGCGATGGCAACGGTCACATGACCTCCGAGGAGACGACGCCCATTCTGGAGGAGCGccgaccaattaaattggagCGCCAGTCGCCACTGCTCAAAA GTGCCTCCTGGGCTACTCGCTCCCGGTCCACAGACAACCTGGAAAAGTATTCGCCTTTAGTGGGTCGCAAGTCACCATTGGTAAAGATGCGCACTGAGGGCGGGGCTGGTTcgggagcagcagctggaacCGGAGCAGAGGAGGCAGCCAACAGCAATCTCCTGAGGGCGACTGGTCGCGAGGATAAAATGCGCTCTCCCAGCAGCGACTCGATCAAGAGCCATGCCACCGGCGAGGGCAGCGTGATTGTGAAGACCGGAAACGGTATCCTGCGAACGCCGATTGTGCTGCAGAAACCCCGACCGTGGTCAGTGGTGGGCAGCGAGCCGAAGAGCGGGGAACTGATCACGGGCAACAGcaatggcaacggcaacgCGGACTCCACCAAGACAACGCCTGACAAACTGGAAGAAG ATGACGTTGAGATCGTGACCTTTGGAACTAGCAGCGGTGGCTCGATCGTGGGCATTACGCCGGGTATTGCTATAGGCGGTGGCGGAGGCGGTGGCAGCATTGTGGGCATTACACCTG GAGCTGCCCTGGAAAAGAAGTCCGTGCGAGAGCTGGCAGCGGGACTCAACAGATTGG GAGACATTAGTTGA